A window from Sceloporus undulatus isolate JIND9_A2432 ecotype Alabama chromosome 8, SceUnd_v1.1, whole genome shotgun sequence encodes these proteins:
- the FOXL3 gene encoding forkhead box L3 has translation MFDNTQYPYNCFNYDGDDYPACSSDEEKRFTRPAYSYIALIAMAIQQSPSNKVTLSGIYDFIMKKFPYYRTNQRAWQNSIRHNLSLNSCFVKVPRTEGNDKGKGNYWSFASGCESMLDLFENGNYRRRRRRRNVKREPRAKRLSGEMGCLPTLSPMDSAFPNLSSPGERMEPQPKPLEPCELFSNSVSGQESLNSSSVGKSDSEIKFSIDYILSSPDPLPVLRSPYHMQDHKHHLLDSQQINLQFWTM, from the exons ATGTTTGACAACACTCAGTATCCTTATAACTGCTTCAACTACGATGGAGATGACTACCCGGCATGTAGTTCGGACGAAGAGAAGAGATTCACCAGACCGGCGTACAG ctACATTGCTTTGATTGCAATGGCCATCCAACAAAGCCCTTCCAACAAAGTGACCCTGTCTGGGATTTACGACTTCATCATGAAAAAGTTCCCCTACTACAGGACCAACCAGCGCGCCTGGCAGAACTCAATTCGCCACAACCTCTCTCTCAACAGCTGTTTCGTCAAG GTTCCTCGgacagaaggcaatgacaagggCAAAGGGAACTACTGGAGCTTTGCGTCAGGATGCGAATCCATGCTggacctttttgaaaatgggaattACAGGAGGCGGAGAAGGCGTAGGAATGTAAAAAGAGAACCTAGAGCAAAGAGGTTGAGCGGTGAGATGGGTTGCTTGCCCACCTTATCCCCCATGGATTCTGCCTTCCCTAATCTCTCCTCGCCTGGCGAGAGAATGGAACCCCAGCCGAAACCTTTGGAGCCTTGTGAGCTTTTCTCCAACAGCGTTTCCGGCCAGGAGAGTCTAAACAGCTCCTCTGTAGGAAAATCTGACTCCGAAATTAAATTTAGCATCGATTACATCCTCTCCTCTCCAGACCCTCTGCCTGTGCTGAGGTCTCCCTATCACATGCAAGATCATAAGCACCATCTCTTGGATTCTCAGCAGATTAACCTTCAGTTTTGGACAATGTGA